DNA from Paraburkholderia sp. ZP32-5:
TTTACTTGCGCCGGGGTCTGGTTGCTCACCCTCAAAATGAGATGCAACGAGTTGCACGCACGAAGTCAGTGCCCGGCAGGGACGGCGCCCACAGGCGCGTTCGGTCAAGGTCGGCTTCGCGGTAGCGGAATTTTGGTAAAAAAGAATTTAGCTTTCAGCTTTGCGGTCCGGGTGGTATGACGCCCTGCCGGACGAAGCTGCAAGTTGCGAAAATACGGCGTGCGCCCGAGGCGTCTTGTAGAAAGTGCAAGACATGGCGACGTCAAAAAATGAAACGAGACACCCCTCAGCAGGAAAAGACGCGCCGCCTGCGCGAACTTCCCGTTGCGGCATGACCCGGCTTTCGTCGTTCGCTCGTGCGCCCAGTTGGCGCGCCGGCACGACAGGACGAACGCTTGTGAAGGTCTGCCGGCAAACCGGGGCGTGTCAGGTCATGATTTGAAGCCGTGTTCGCTGTGCCCTGCGGCACCGTGTCCGTTTTTGACGGGCCCGGGCCCTCTCAGGCAATTCTCCCGCCATCTTTCCCGCTCCAGCGTGCTTGTGAAATCACAATAAGACGCGGCACGCCGCCGCCCGTCCCAGCTTTCGCGACTGACAACCGCGCGAGCCCGGGCCGGCGAGGCCGCTCTGGAGCCGTTCAATGAAACGAATGTTGTTCAACGCGACGCAGCAGGAAGAACTGCGCGTCGCCATCGTCGATGGGCAAAAACTCATCGATATCGACATCGAAACCGCCGGGCGCGAACAGCGCAAAGGCAATATTTACAAGGGCATCATCACCCGCATCGAGCCTTCGCTCGAAGCCTGCTTCGTCAACTACGGCGAAGACCGCCACGGCTTCCTGCCGTTCAAGGAAGTCGCCCGCCAATACTTCCGCGATGGCGTCGATATGCGTTCCGCACGCATTCAGGACGCGCTCAAGGAAGGTCAGGAACTGATCGTCCAGGTCGAAAAAGAAGAACGTGGCAACAAGGGTGCGGCCCTGACCACCTTCATCTCGCTCGCCGGCCGCTATCTGGTGCTGATGCCGAACAACCCGCGCGGCGGCGGCGTGTCGCGCCGGATCGAAGGCGACGACCGTCAGGAACTGCGCGAAACCATGGCGCAGCTGCAACTTCCGGAAGGCATGAGCATCATCGCGCGCACGGCCGGCATCGGTCGTAGCGCCGAAGAACTGCAGTGGGACCTGAACTACCTGATGCAGCTGTGGCGCGCGATCGAAGCCGCGTCGCAAAGCGGAACGAGCGGTCAGCCGATGCTGATTTATCTCGAATCGAGCCTCGTGATTCGCGCGATTCGCGACTACTTCCAGCCCGACATCGGCGAAATCCTGATCGACACCACCGAAATCCATGACCAGGCACGCGCCTTCATGGATATCGTGATGCCGGACAATGTCAGCAAGGTGAAGCGGTATCACGACGACGTGCCGCTGTTCTCGCGCTTCCAGATCGAGCACCAGATCGAAACCGCATACTCGCGCACGGTACCGCTGCCGTCGGGCGGCGCGATCGTGATCGACCACACCGAGGCGCTCGTCGCGATCGACGTGAACTCGGCACGCGCGACCAAGGGCGCGGACATCGAGGAAACGGCCGCGCGCACGAACCTCGAAGCCGCCGACGAAGTCGCCCGCCAGTTGCGTCTGCGCGACCTGGGCGGCCTGATCGTGATCGACTTCATCGACATGGAATCGGCCAAGAGCCAGCGCGAAGTCGAGCAGCGTCTGAAAGACGCGCTCAAGCACGACCGCGCGCGCGTCCAGATGGGCAAGATCTCGCGCTTCGGCCTGATGGAGCTGTCGCGCCAGCGTCTGCGCCCGGCGCTGTCGGAAGGCAGCCACGTGACCTGCCCGCGCTGCAACGGCACGGGCCACATCCGCGATACCGAATCGTCCGCGCTGCAAGTGCTGCGGATCATTCAGGAAGAAGCGATGAAGGAAAACACCGCGGCGATCCATTGCCAGGTGCCGGTCGAAGTGACCGCCTTCCTGTTGAACGAGAAGCGCGCCGAAATCAACAAGATCGAATCGCGTTTCAAGGTCAATGTCGTACTGATCCCGAACAAGCACCTCGATACGCCGCATTACAAGCTCGAGCGCCTGCGTCACGACGACGCGCGTCTCGACGACCCGCGCGCGTCGTGGAAGATGGCCGAGGAAGCAGCCCGCGAGCTCGAATCGGAAACCGGCTACAGCAAGCGCAGCGAGGAAGTGAAGCCGAAGCAGGAAGCGGCGGTCAAGGGCATCACGCCCGAGAAGCCGGCGCCGAGCGCGCCGGTTCGCCCGGCGGCCACACCGGCTCCGGTCGCGGTCACGCCGGCAAGCGGCGGCTTCATCGGCTGGCTGAAGAATCTGTTCGGCATGCAGCCGGCCGCGCCGGCACCCGCCGCGCCGGCCGCGACCGAGAAGCCTGCCCGTCCGGCGCGCGGTGAGCGCACGGAGCGGGGTGAGCGCACCGGCGAGCGTGGCGGCGATCGCAACCGCAACCGCCGTGGCACCGCGGGCAGCCGTGACACGGCAGCACGCGGCGAAGGCGTCGCGGGTGGCCGTCAGGCACAAGGCCAGCAGCCGTCGCAGCGTCGCGAGGAGCGCGAAGGCCGGGAGGCGCGTGAAGGCCGCGAGCCGCGCGGCAATCGTGAACCGCGTGAGGCCCGTGAAGGCCGTGAACCGCGCGAAGCTCGCGAGCCGCGTGAGGCACGCGAAGGCCGCGAACGCGACGGCCGTGGCGCCGAGCGTACGGAAGCCGTCGAAGGCGCGGCACGCGCCGAGCGTCAGGAACGTGGCGAACGCCGTGAACGTGGTGAGCGCGCAGAACGTGGCGAGCGCGGTGAGCGTCGCAAGCCGCAGGTGGAAACCGCCGCAGCGTTGACGCAAACCGACGCGCAAGCCGCGGACGAACTGGCACGCAACCAGGCAGCCATTGGCGAAAACGGCGCACCGATCGATCAGGAAGCGGTCGCGCGTGACGGCGAAGAGCGTCGTCGTCGCCGGCGCGGTCGTCGCGGCGGCCGTCGCGAGCGTGAAGAGGACGTCAACGGCAACCTCGCGGCGGATGTCGCGGAAGCCGAAGGCGATCACGCCGGTGCGAACGACGACGCCCCGCTGCGCGCCGCGCAGCCGGTCGAACGCCAGGTCGAGCGAAGCGAAGCGACGGACGTGACACCGGTCGAAGTGGTGGTCGCCGCCGTTGCAACGGAAACCGTGGTCGTGACCGAGCTGCATGCGGCAGCCGAAACCCCGGCACTAGCCGCGGAAAGCGCTGCGAAGACCGAAAAGGTCGTGCCTGTCGAACAGGCTCCGGCAGCCCCCGCTGCCGTGGAACCGCCCGCTGTAGAGCCGGCCGCGCAAGCGCCGGCTGAGGCACCTGTCGCGGCCGAGGCCGCGCCGGCCGCCAGCGAGACGGTTTCGCTGGTCGAACCAGTCGCAGGCGCCGAAGCTCCGGTGGTTACACCGGCCATCGAAGCGCCGCCGGCAATCCACGCTGAAGCGCAAGCCGCGCCGGCTCCGCTCGAAACCGCGGCTCCGGCCACGGTCGTCGCGGCACCGGCAGTCGAGCCCGCGCCGCAAGCCGAGATCGCCGAGCCGCACCCGGCCGTCACGGCGGAACCGGTGACGGTCGAGCCTGCTTCGATCACAGTCGCGGCTCCGGTCGCGGTCCAGGTCGAGCCGGCCCCGCAAGCCCCGCAGCAGGCACCGCAAGCTCCCGCGCGCGGCACGGCATCGGCCGAAGCACTGCAGCCGATCCTCGAACAGGCCGGCCTGATCTGGGTGAACACCGACGCCGACAAGCTTCGCGCCGCGCAGGAAGCGGCGGCGCAAACGGTCAAGCCGCCGCGCGTCATCCGTGAACGCAAGTCGCTGCCGCCGGCCGACAACGCGCCGATGCAGCAGATCGAAACGATCAAGCATCCGCAGTAACGCGCGTCGTTGCCAGTAAAAAGCCCGCCCTCCCCGGCGGGCTTTTTCATTTCCGCGCGTGCCGGCCGAAGCAGTCTCCGGCAGCGGCGGCGTCATGCGGCCCCCCCGTATACCCCGACAGCGCCCGCGGCGTGCCTGCCGTCGCGGCCATTTCCGATAAAATGGATATTCCGCTGTCTGTTTTACGCATCCGACGAAGCATTTCATGTCCCGACGCATCATCCCTGTTGCCGACCTCAGTGCGGCGCCGGTTATCACCGGCCCGACGCAGACGCCTAGCGGCGTGCTGCACGATACGCTCGCGCGGCCACTGCGCGATCTGCGCATCTCGGTGACGGATCGCTGCAATTTCCGCTGCGTCTACTGCATGCCGCGTGCGGTGTTCGACAAAGACTATGCGTTCCTGCCGCACAGCGCGCTGCTGAGCTTCGAGGAGATCGAACGGCTCGCGCAGCACTTCGTCGCGCATGGCGTCGAGAAAATCCGTCTGACCGGCGGCGAACCGCTGCTGCGCAAGAATCTCGAATTCCTGATCGAACGTCTGTCCCGTCTGACCACGCCGGCGGGCCGCCCGCTCGATCTCACACTGACCACCAACGGTTCGCTGCTCGCGCGCAAGGCGCAAAGCCTCAAGGACGCCGGGCTCACCCGCGTAACCGTCAGCCTCGACGCGCTCGACGACGCCCTCTTTCGCCGCATGAACGACGCAGACTTCGCGGTCGCCGACGTGCTCGACGGCATCGCCGCCGCGCATGCAGTCGGCCTCGCGCCGGTCAAGGTGAACATGGTCGTCAAACGCGGCACCAACGACAGCGAAATCGTGCCGATGGCGCGTCATTTCAAAGGCTCGGGTGCGGTGCTGCGCTTCATCGAATACATGGACGTCGGCACGTCGAACGGCTGGAACATGACCGAAGTGCTGCCGTCCGCCGATGTCGTCACGCGCATCGCCGCGCACTTCCCGCTGGCCCCGCTCGAAGCGCACAGCGCCGCCGAGACCGCGCAGCGCTGGGGCTACGTCGATGGCGGCGGCGAAATCGGCGTGATTTCGAGCGTCACGCGCGCGTTTTGCGGTGATTGCACGCGCGCGCGTCTGTCGACGGAAGGCAAGCTGTATCTGTGCCTGTTCGCATCGACTGGCCACGATCTGCGCGCGTTGCTGCGCGGCGGCGCCAGCGAGGCCGAAATCGCCACGGCCATCGCCGAAATCTGGCAAGGCCGCAGCGACCGCTATTCGCAGTTGCGCGGCAGCCAGCCGGCCGATCCAGGCGAACCGGCCGGACGTCGTGTCGAAATGTCCTACATCGGCGGTTGAGCGGCCGGCCCATGCAAACCACTCGCGAACAGATCACCGGCCTCGTGCTCGCGGGCGGCCGCGGCAGACGCATGGGCGGCGTCGACAAGGGCCTGCAACCGCTGCACGGCGAGCCGCTCGCCGCCCACGTGATGAAGCGCCTCGCGCCGCAAACCGGCGCGCTGCTGATCAGCGCGAACCGCCATCCCGATATCTACGCCACGCTCGGCGCGCCGTACCACGCGAAGGTCCTCGCCGACACGCTGCCCGACTTTCCCGGGCCGCTCGCGGGCATACTCGCCGGCCTGCGCTCGGCGAGCACCGCCTGTCTGCTCAGCGCGCCTTGCGACTCGCCATGGCTGCCCGCCGACCTCGCCACGCGACTCGCGCAGGCGCTGGACGCGAACCAGGCCGACCTCGCGACGGTGACCACCATCGACGCCCACGGCGACACGTCGCTGCACCCGGTGTTCGCGCTGATGCGCACCACGCTGGCAGACGACCTCGCGGCGTTTCTGGCCGCCGGCGAACGCAAGGTCCGCGCGTGGTACGCGCGCCACAAGACGGTCGAAGTCGTCTTTACCGATGAGCGCCCGTTCTACAATGCCAACTCGTTACAAGAACTCGCCGACCTCGAACGTAATCGAGGCCCCGGCTGACATCCGCCTTGGCCGCGCGGCGATAGCCGCGCCCGTCTCCGGTCGCGACGCCCAGCCCTTCATGACCACGCTCAACGACTTTTCCCGCTGCGTCGCGCAGTACGATCCTCACGCGCTTCCCGTTTCGGCCGCTCAGGCGATTGTCCGGCAGTGGGCGACGCCGGTCGCGGCCGTTGAGCGCGTGGCGTTGCGCGATGCGCTCGACCGGGTGCTTGCCGTCGACATCGTGTCGCCGATCGACGTCCCCGCGCACGACAACTCCGCGATGGACGGCTACGCGTTCAATCGCGCGGCGCTCGCCGGCAACGCGCAAAATGGCATGAGAAACATCGAGCTGGCGGTCGCCGGCAAGGCGCTTGCCGGTCATCCGTTCGCGGGCCGCGTCGCGGCGAACCAGTGCGTACGCGTGATGACGGGTGCCTGTATGCCCAATGATTGCGACACCGTGGTGCCGCAGGAGCGGGTGGAACGAAACGCCGGCACCGCCTCGATCCGCTTTGCCGCCAACGCGGCGGTCGCGGGCGCGAACCGCCGCCGCGCCGGCGAAGACCTCGCCCAAGGCCAGATCGCGCTACGCGCCGGGCGCATCGTGCGCGCGTCGGACCTCGGTCTACTTGCATCGCTCGGCATCGGCGAAGTCAGCGTGCGCCGGCGCTTGCGGGTCGCGTTTTTTTCGACCGGCGACGAGTTGCGCTCGCTCGGCGAGCCTCTCGACGCCGGCTCGGTGTACGACAGCAACCGCTACACGTTATTCGCGATGCTGCGCCGACTGAACGTCGATGCGCTCGATCTCGGCGTCGTGCGCGACGAACCAGCCGCGCTCGAAGCGGCGCTGCGCAGTGCCGCTTCGAGCGCCGACGTGGTGCTGACGTCGGGCGGCGTATCGGTCGGCGAGGCCGATTTCACGAAACAGCTGCTGCAGACATTCGGCGATGTCGCGTTCTGGAGCCTCGCGATGCGCCCCGGCCGGCCGCTCGCGTTCGGCCGCGTGTGGTCCGGCGCGCAGCCCGGCGTAGGCCAACCCGCGCTATTCTTCGGCTTGCCGGGCAACCCGGTCGCCGTGATGGTGACGTTCTACCAGATCGTGCGCGACGCGCTGCTGCTGATGGCCGGCGCGACGCCGCGCCCCCTACCGGTGATTCATGCGACGAGCCGCGAGGCGCTGCGCAAACGCGCGGGCCGCACCGAATTCCTGCGCGGCGTCGCCGAACAGGATGCACGTGGACACTGGCACGTCACGCCGACCGGCTCGCAAAGCTCGGGCGTGCTGAGTTCGATGAGCGAAGCGAACTGCTTTATCGCGCTCGGCCACGACGAAGGCGACATTGCGGCTGGAGAGTCAGTTTCGATCATGCTGTTCGACGGTCTGATCTGACGCACGCGCGACGCATCGCCAGCCATCACGCGCTCACCACTCGCCCATCACCGGTATTCACCCACAACCATTACGACACACGGGTTTGACTTACATGAAAAAACAGATCTCGTTCATCGCACCCGGACAGACGGCCAAAGCACTGATCCTCGTCTACCTGACGTTCTCGGTGCCGATCGTGCTGCTCGGCGTGGTGGTCGCATTCGTGCGTTACGGCTCGGTGGAACTGAGCACCGTGTTCAGCGCACTGCTGCTCAACGCGATTCTCGGTTTCGTGCTGCTGTGGATTGCCTGCCATGCGTACAACTGGGTTGCGTCGCGCTTCGGCGGCATCGAAATCCATCTGACCGACGCGCCGGAAGAAGCGTAATACGCGCGGCAACCGGCTCGGCCGCGCCGCTGCCAACGCGCCATTGCTCACTTCTCGTCGGGCTCCACGCCCGAAAGCGCGTCGCCGAGCAAGCCGCTCGCCTCGTCGCCCGGCAACGCTTCGACGTCGCGCAACTTGCGATTCATCATGCGCGTGCGTGTTTCCGCGGCTTCGATCGAGCGCGTGACGGTTTCGAGTTGCGCTTTCGTCTTCGCGAGCACGTCGCCGAATTTGCCGAACTCCGTTTTCACCGCGCCAAGCACCTGCCACACCTCGCTCGAACGCCGCTCGATCGCGAGAGTGCGGAAACCCATCTGCAGACTGTTGAGCAGCGCGGTCAGCGTGGTGGGCCCGGCGATCGTCACGCGATAGTCGCGCTGTAGCAGATCCGTGAGTCCCGGCCGACGCAGCACCTCCGCGTACAAACCTTCGGTCGGCAGGAATAGCAGCGCGAAGTCGGTCGTGTGCGGCGGCGCCACGTACTTTTCCGCGATCGTGCGCGCCTCCGCACGAATCCGCGCTTCGAGCGCGCGCGACGCTTCTTCGACCGCGGCAGGATCGGCCCGCTCCTGCGCTTCGATCAGCCGCTCGTAGTCCTCGCGCGGAAATTTGGCGTCGATCGGCAGCCATACGGGCGTGCTCGCTCCGCCCGGTTCCGGGCGTCCCGGCAGACGAATTGCGAACTCGACGCGATCGGCACTCTTCGGCACGGTCGCGACGTTCTTCGCATATTGGTCGGCGGTCAGCAGCTGTTCGAGCAAGGCTTCGAGCTGCACTTCGCCCCACGTGCCACGGGTCTTCACATTGGTGAGCACGCGCTTCAGATCGCCGACGCCGGCCGCCAGCGTCTGCATTTCGCCCAGCCCACGATGCACCTGCTCGAGGCGATCGGAGACGAGCTTGAACGACTCACCGAGACGCTGTTCGAGCGTCGCGTGCAGCTTTTCATCGACGGTACGGCGCATTTCCTCGAGCCGCGCCGCGTTGTTCGCCTCGATGTCCTTCAGACGCTGTTCGATCGTCGCGCGTACCTCGGCAAAGCGCCGATCGTTCGCCTCGGTGAGCTGCCCGAGTTGCAGGCTCAGCGTGTCGCCGAACTGTTTCAGCGAGCGACCCTGCTCGTCTCGCGCCTGCTGGGCCTGCACTTGCAGGCTCTGACGCACCGCGTCGAGTTGCTGCGCGAAGCCGTCGATCTTGCCGCTCTGAACCGTCGTCATGCTGCCGAGTTGCGCGGCGAGCGTCTGCTGAAAATGCGCGAAGCCGCTGCTTTGCTCGGTGCGCGACACCCGCGCCGTCTCACCGATGTCGTTGCGCAACTGGCGCTCGAGCCGTTCGTACGCATGCGCCTGCGCGTCCGTCGCGACATCGAGACGTTCGTTGAGCGACTCGAACTGCTCGTCCTGTTCCGCGCGATGGTTGCCGCGCATCAGCAGCGCGAGTGCAATCACCAATGCAACCGCCAGTACCGCGACGGCCGCCACCAGAATCATCGTCATGAACGCGCCTTGCCGAGCACGTCGGGATTGATCGGGTTCGGCGGCTGACCGGCGCGCGGCCCTTCGCCGAGCGCCGCGATCAGGTTGTCCGCGGCGAGATTCGCCATCGCGCGACGAGTAGTTTCGGTTGCACTCGCGATATGCGGCGTCAGCACGATATTCGGCACGGTGAGCAGTGCCGGATTCAGCTGGGGCTCGCCCTCGAACACGTCGAGACCGGCCGCCGCGATGCGCTTGTCACGCAATGCCTCGGCGAGCGCCGCATCGTCGACGATACCGCCGCGCGCGATATTGGTGAGCGTCGCGGTCGGCTTCATCAGCGCGAGTTCGGCCGCGCCGATCGTGTGATGACTTTCCCGCGAGTACGGCAGCACCAGCACGACGTGATCGGCGTGCCGCAACAGGTCCTCTTTCGACGCATACTCGGCGTTCAGTTCGGCCTCGATCTGCGGCGCGACGCGCGAACGGTTGTGATAGATGACCCGCATATTGAAGCCTTGTGCGCGCCGCGCGAGCGCCTGGCCGATGCGGCCCATGCCGATCACGCCGAGAGTCGAGCCATACAGATCGCTACCGAGAAAGCTGTCGTAGCTCCACTTCTGCCAATGCCCGGCGCGCAACCAGTGCTCCGATTCGGCGATGCGGCGCGCGGTGGCCATCATCAGCGCCCAACCGAAATCGGCGGTCGATTCGTTCAGGACGTCCGGCGTATTGGTGCCGAGCACGTTGGCCGCGTTCAACGCGGCCATGTCGAAGTTGTTGTAGCCGACCGCCATGTTCGACACGACGCGCAGGCGGGGCGCCGCGGCAAGCACGCCCGCGTCGATCATCTCGCCGGCGGTCAGCGCGCCATCTTTGTCAGCGAGACGGCGCTTCAGTTCGTCGGCGGACAACACGTCGCCGGGGTTC
Protein-coding regions in this window:
- the mobA gene encoding molybdenum cofactor guanylyltransferase MobA, translated to MQTTREQITGLVLAGGRGRRMGGVDKGLQPLHGEPLAAHVMKRLAPQTGALLISANRHPDIYATLGAPYHAKVLADTLPDFPGPLAGILAGLRSASTACLLSAPCDSPWLPADLATRLAQALDANQADLATVTTIDAHGDTSLHPVFALMRTTLADDLAAFLAAGERKVRAWYARHKTVEVVFTDERPFYNANSLQELADLERNRGPG
- the rmuC gene encoding DNA recombination protein RmuC codes for the protein MTMILVAAVAVLAVALVIALALLMRGNHRAEQDEQFESLNERLDVATDAQAHAYERLERQLRNDIGETARVSRTEQSSGFAHFQQTLAAQLGSMTTVQSGKIDGFAQQLDAVRQSLQVQAQQARDEQGRSLKQFGDTLSLQLGQLTEANDRRFAEVRATIEQRLKDIEANNAARLEEMRRTVDEKLHATLEQRLGESFKLVSDRLEQVHRGLGEMQTLAAGVGDLKRVLTNVKTRGTWGEVQLEALLEQLLTADQYAKNVATVPKSADRVEFAIRLPGRPEPGGASTPVWLPIDAKFPREDYERLIEAQERADPAAVEEASRALEARIRAEARTIAEKYVAPPHTTDFALLFLPTEGLYAEVLRRPGLTDLLQRDYRVTIAGPTTLTALLNSLQMGFRTLAIERRSSEVWQVLGAVKTEFGKFGDVLAKTKAQLETVTRSIEAAETRTRMMNRKLRDVEALPGDEASGLLGDALSGVEPDEK
- the moaA gene encoding GTP 3',8-cyclase MoaA: MSRRIIPVADLSAAPVITGPTQTPSGVLHDTLARPLRDLRISVTDRCNFRCVYCMPRAVFDKDYAFLPHSALLSFEEIERLAQHFVAHGVEKIRLTGGEPLLRKNLEFLIERLSRLTTPAGRPLDLTLTTNGSLLARKAQSLKDAGLTRVTVSLDALDDALFRRMNDADFAVADVLDGIAAAHAVGLAPVKVNMVVKRGTNDSEIVPMARHFKGSGAVLRFIEYMDVGTSNGWNMTEVLPSADVVTRIAAHFPLAPLEAHSAAETAQRWGYVDGGGEIGVISSVTRAFCGDCTRARLSTEGKLYLCLFASTGHDLRALLRGGASEAEIATAIAEIWQGRSDRYSQLRGSQPADPGEPAGRRVEMSYIGG
- the moeA gene encoding molybdopterin molybdotransferase MoeA, whose translation is MTTLNDFSRCVAQYDPHALPVSAAQAIVRQWATPVAAVERVALRDALDRVLAVDIVSPIDVPAHDNSAMDGYAFNRAALAGNAQNGMRNIELAVAGKALAGHPFAGRVAANQCVRVMTGACMPNDCDTVVPQERVERNAGTASIRFAANAAVAGANRRRAGEDLAQGQIALRAGRIVRASDLGLLASLGIGEVSVRRRLRVAFFSTGDELRSLGEPLDAGSVYDSNRYTLFAMLRRLNVDALDLGVVRDEPAALEAALRSAASSADVVLTSGGVSVGEADFTKQLLQTFGDVAFWSLAMRPGRPLAFGRVWSGAQPGVGQPALFFGLPGNPVAVMVTFYQIVRDALLLMAGATPRPLPVIHATSREALRKRAGRTEFLRGVAEQDARGHWHVTPTGSQSSGVLSSMSEANCFIALGHDEGDIAAGESVSIMLFDGLI
- a CDS encoding Rne/Rng family ribonuclease, whose protein sequence is MKRMLFNATQQEELRVAIVDGQKLIDIDIETAGREQRKGNIYKGIITRIEPSLEACFVNYGEDRHGFLPFKEVARQYFRDGVDMRSARIQDALKEGQELIVQVEKEERGNKGAALTTFISLAGRYLVLMPNNPRGGGVSRRIEGDDRQELRETMAQLQLPEGMSIIARTAGIGRSAEELQWDLNYLMQLWRAIEAASQSGTSGQPMLIYLESSLVIRAIRDYFQPDIGEILIDTTEIHDQARAFMDIVMPDNVSKVKRYHDDVPLFSRFQIEHQIETAYSRTVPLPSGGAIVIDHTEALVAIDVNSARATKGADIEETAARTNLEAADEVARQLRLRDLGGLIVIDFIDMESAKSQREVEQRLKDALKHDRARVQMGKISRFGLMELSRQRLRPALSEGSHVTCPRCNGTGHIRDTESSALQVLRIIQEEAMKENTAAIHCQVPVEVTAFLLNEKRAEINKIESRFKVNVVLIPNKHLDTPHYKLERLRHDDARLDDPRASWKMAEEAARELESETGYSKRSEEVKPKQEAAVKGITPEKPAPSAPVRPAATPAPVAVTPASGGFIGWLKNLFGMQPAAPAPAAPAATEKPARPARGERTERGERTGERGGDRNRNRRGTAGSRDTAARGEGVAGGRQAQGQQPSQRREEREGREAREGREPRGNREPREAREGREPREAREPREAREGRERDGRGAERTEAVEGAARAERQERGERRERGERAERGERGERRKPQVETAAALTQTDAQAADELARNQAAIGENGAPIDQEAVARDGEERRRRRRGRRGGRREREEDVNGNLAADVAEAEGDHAGANDDAPLRAAQPVERQVERSEATDVTPVEVVVAAVATETVVVTELHAAAETPALAAESAAKTEKVVPVEQAPAAPAAVEPPAVEPAAQAPAEAPVAAEAAPAASETVSLVEPVAGAEAPVVTPAIEAPPAIHAEAQAAPAPLETAAPATVVAAPAVEPAPQAEIAEPHPAVTAEPVTVEPASITVAAPVAVQVEPAPQAPQQAPQAPARGTASAEALQPILEQAGLIWVNTDADKLRAAQEAAAQTVKPPRVIRERKSLPPADNAPMQQIETIKHPQ
- a CDS encoding 2-hydroxyacid dehydrogenase, giving the protein MQKILVARSIFPDVIDRLKQYFDVDWNPGDVLSADELKRRLADKDGALTAGEMIDAGVLAAAPRLRVVSNMAVGYNNFDMAALNAANVLGTNTPDVLNESTADFGWALMMATARRIAESEHWLRAGHWQKWSYDSFLGSDLYGSTLGVIGMGRIGQALARRAQGFNMRVIYHNRSRVAPQIEAELNAEYASKEDLLRHADHVVLVLPYSRESHHTIGAAELALMKPTATLTNIARGGIVDDAALAEALRDKRIAAAGLDVFEGEPQLNPALLTVPNIVLTPHIASATETTRRAMANLAADNLIAALGEGPRAGQPPNPINPDVLGKARS